DNA from Streptomyces rishiriensis:
GGCTACGCCGAGAACCGCGCCCTCGTGGAGAAGATTCGGCCCACGTCGGACGAGGACTGGCTGCTGGTCGCCGGTGACGTCGCCGAAACCGTCGCCGACATCCGCTGGACCCTTGAACTACTGGCCGGCCGCTTCCGCAAGGTGATCTGGGCACCCGGCAACCACGAGCTGTGGACCCACCAAAGAGACACGATCACCCTGCGCGGCGTGGAACGGTACGACCACCTTGTCGCCATGTGCCGGGAAATGGGTGTGATCACACCCGAGGACCCCTACCCCGTCTGGGCCGGCCCGGACGGACCCGCAGCCATCGCACCGCTCTTCCTGCTCTACGACTACTCGTTCCTCCCTGATGGCTGCACGACCAAGGAGGAGGGACTCGCGTACGCGCACGGCACCGGGGTCGTTTGCTCCGACGAGTACCTGCTACACCCCGATCCCTATCCCAGCCGCGAGGCGTGGTGCCGGGCCCGGGTGGCTGCGACCCAACGCAGGCTGGCGGAGATCCCCGGCGATCTCCCCGTGGTGCTGGTGAACCACTATCCGCTGGACCGGCATCCCACGCGAATCCTGCGCTACCCGGAGTTCGCCATGTGGTGCGGCACCCGCCTGACCGCCGACTGGCACCGCCGTTTCCGGGTCGCATGCATGGTCTACGGTCATCTCCACATTCCGCGGACCACCCACCACGAAGGCGTCCGCTTCGAAGAGGTGTCGCTGGGCTACCCCCGAGAATGGGGCCCGCGCGCACAGCCGCCCGGAAGACTGCGTCAAATTCTTCCGAGG
Protein-coding regions in this window:
- a CDS encoding metallophosphoesterase family protein, with protein sequence MESTDGRGRLLAISDLHVGYAENRALVEKIRPTSDEDWLLVAGDVAETVADIRWTLELLAGRFRKVIWAPGNHELWTHQRDTITLRGVERYDHLVAMCREMGVITPEDPYPVWAGPDGPAAIAPLFLLYDYSFLPDGCTTKEEGLAYAHGTGVVCSDEYLLHPDPYPSREAWCRARVAATQRRLAEIPGDLPVVLVNHYPLDRHPTRILRYPEFAMWCGTRLTADWHRRFRVACMVYGHLHIPRTTHHEGVRFEEVSLGYPREWGPRAQPPGRLRQILPREDQARVRGVAPGVGHGRGDAGQ